A stretch of Mesorhizobium sp. M2A.F.Ca.ET.046.03.2.1 DNA encodes these proteins:
- a CDS encoding GIY-YIG nuclease family protein, with translation MTGYVYMTASQKGGTIYIGVTNDLARRIPEHKTGQGSRFTSRYNVQRLVWYEEFFDIADAIQREKSLKRWQRQWKVELIEKTNPTWSELFLGIGW, from the coding sequence ATGACCGGATACGTCTACATGACCGCGAGCCAGAAAGGCGGCACGATCTACATCGGTGTCACCAATGACCTCGCTCGCCGAATTCCAGAGCACAAAACTGGCCAGGGTTCACGCTTCACCAGCCGCTACAACGTACAGCGTTTGGTCTGGTACGAGGAGTTTTTCGATATCGCCGACGCCATTCAGCGCGAGAAATCGCTGAAACGCTGGCAAAGGCAATGGAAGGTCGAACTGATCGAGAAGACCAATCCGACTTGGTCCGAGCTATTTCTCGGGATCGGCTGGTGA